In Tsukamurella tyrosinosolvens, the genomic window GGGCGGCACGTTCTCCGCCGGCCTGAACCTGCGCCTGCTCGATCCGGCGCGCACCGGCGAGCCCGGCAACCTGGTGGACGTCGTTGCACTGTCCGACGAGGGCGCCCGGCACGCGATCGGCGTCTTCCAGGAACCCTTCGCGCTGCTGGCCGACGGTCCCTTCCTCACGGTCGCCGTCGTGGAGGGCCACGCGATCGGCGCGGGCTTCCAGCTGGCGCTCGCCTGCGACCTGCGCCTGGCCGCCGACAGCGCGCGGTTCTGCATGAAGGAGCCCGCGCTGGGCCTGGTGCCCGACCTGGCCGGGACGAAGCCGCTGGTCGACGCCGTCGGCTACGCCCGCGCCCTCGAGATCTGCGCGACCGCGCGCACCGTCGAGGCCGACGAGGCCCTGCGCCTCGGGCTCGTCCAGCAGTGCGTGCCCGCGGCGGAGGTCGACGACGCCCTCGCCGCGCTCGTCGGAGCGCTCACCGCGCACGACGCCGTCGCCGTGCGGGAGACCCGGGAACTCCTACGTGCGGCACCCGGGCGGACCGCACGCGAGCAGCGCCTCGCGGAGCGCACCGCGCAGGTCCCGCTGCTGCGGCGCGCGGTGCAGCGGCTGGGCTAGGCCAGATCGCGGAAGCCGACGGTGTGGCGGTGAACGCCGCGCGGGAGGCACGCGGAGGCGATCTGCGCGCGCGCCTGCTCGATGACGGGCGTGCCCGGGTCGAGCACCGAGAGGTACTGGCGGTGCTCGGCGAGCGATTCCACGGCGCGCTCGGTGAACCCGGTGACGTCGACGATGTACGCGGGCTCGGGCGCGGTCTGGTAGGCAGTGACGCCCGCCGCCGCGGCGGCCTCGGCGACCGCGCGGGTGAACTCCATGTGGTCGCTCTGGTTCGGCGCACCGGGCGCCCACTCGGGGCCGCCCCACAGGGTGAGGACGATGTCGGGCTCGTAGCGGGCGATGGATTTGCGGATCGACTCGCGCAGCTCCGGCGTGTTCGTCACCTGCGAATCCGGATAGCCCCAGAAGCGCACCTCGTCGACGCCGACGACGGCGGCGGAACGTCGCTGCTCCTCCTCGCGCACGGGCCCCGCGGTGCCGGGCGTCATGCCCTCGATCCCCGCCTCGCCGGAGGTCGCGAGGCCGTAGGCCACCGTCTTGCCCTGGGAGGTCCAGCGGGCGACGGCCGCCGCCATCCCGTACTCGGGATCGTCCGGGTGCGCCACCAGGACGAGCGCCGTGGTCCAGTCCTCGGGGAAGATCTGCGGCTCGCTCACGGGCTCCACGCTAGAGGCCGGGGGCGGTCAGCGCAGCAACTCGACCGACACGCCGTCGGCGAACCGGTAGGGCTGCGCCGCGATCACGCCCGAGAGCACGCGCCGCAGCCGCGAGATCTCGGCCCGCACGGTGACCACCCGCCCGGGATCCCCGAACAGCGCCTCGGCGAGCTGCGCGGCCGTCCGGCCGGCACCGTCGGCGAGGAGCTCGAGGATCTGCGCGTGCCGGGGCGACGGCTGGTACCGCCACGCTCCCCCGCCGCCCGCGACCGCGACCTCGGGCGCGCGGCCGGGACGCAGGTCGAGCGTGACCCGGGTGATCGTGTCGGGCCCGTCGCCCGGGTCGGGCTGGAGCAGCCAGCCGCCGGGCAGTGGGTCGACGGTGCACAGCCCCAGCTCGGGGAGCCGGACCGACGGCCCCGCCAGGTCGACGGGCAGCGCGACCCGCGAGCGCGGCGGCAGGTCGCCGACGGCGGCCACCCACCCGTTGACGTCGACGGCGAGCCCCGGTCGGCCGAGGCCCGCCAGCATCGGCGCGGCGACGGACCGGAGCCGCTCCAGACCGGCGAGATGCGCCTCGCGCAGCCGGGATTCCGCGAGCTTGGCGACGGTGGACACCAGCGCGAGGGTCGTCGGGTGCACCGTCGCGGCGGGCCCGGAGACGTCCACCACGCCGAGGATGTGGCCGGTGTGCACGTCGCGGATCGGTGCGCCCGCACAGGTCCAGGCGTGGTGGCTGCGCGCGAAGTGTTCGGCGGAGAAGATCTGCACGGGCGTGCGGGACGCGATCGCGGTGCCGATGGCATTGGTGCCCACCTGGTCCTCGGCCCAGCCGGCGCCCTCGACGAAGCCGAGCCGGTCCGCGTGCGCGAGGACCCGAGTCGAACCGGAGCGCCACAGCACCCGCCCGAACCGGTCGGCGACCACCAGGATGTTGTCGCCGTCGGCGGTGAGCGGCGCGAGGCCGGCGGTGAGCTCGTCGAGCACGAGGCCGAGGCCGGACTCCTGGCGGCCGAGCTCGACGTCCATCCAGCCGAGCGCGGGCCCCGGGTCGGTGTCGGGCGCGAGCCCGGCGGCGCGTACCCGGTCCCAGGAGTCGCCGATCACGCCGCGCGGCCGCGCGGGCGGGCGGGAGCCGCTCATGGTCGCGTCGTAGACCTCGGACAGCAGGCGCGCGTAGCGCCGTGGATCCTCGCCCGCCGACATCGCCGGTTCCGTCACGCTCGTCCCCTTCCGCACAGTGTCAGCGGTAGACCAGGCCGCCGTCGATGAGCACGGACTGTCCCGTCATGTAGCCGGAATCGGGTGACGCCAGGTGGGAGACGAAGGCGGCGACGTCCTCGGGCGTCTGCGCCCGTCCCAGCGCGATGCCACCGACGAACTGGTCGTAGGTCGCGCCGACCTCGGCACCGGTCAGCTCGGCGAAGCGGCGGTCGATCTCGACCCACATGTCGGTCCCCACCACGCCGGGGCAGTAGGCGTTGACCGTGATGCCGTGCGTCGCGTACTCCTTCGCGGCCGCCTGGGTGAACCCGCGGACCGCGAACTTGGTGGCGCTGTAGGCGCCGAGCATGGCGAAGCCCTCGTGACCGGCGATCGACGCGGCGTTGACGATCTTGCCGCGCACCCCGCGCTCGATGAAGGACGCCGCCGCGGCCTGGATGCCCCAGAGCACGCCGTCGACGTTCACGGAGAACAGCCGCCGCAGATCCTCGGGCGACACGTCCGCGACCGGCCCGACCAGCGCCACGCCGGCGTTGTTGACCATCACGTCGAGCCCGCCCAGCGCGTCCACGGCCGCCGCGACGACGCCGAAGACCGCGTCGCGATCGGAGACGTCGGCGGTGAGCGCGACGGCACGACGTCCGGTCGCCCGGATCTCCTCCGCGACGGCCTCGACGCCGTCCGCGGTGAGGTCGACGAGCGCCAGGTCGAGTCCGTCCGCGGCGAGCCGGCGCGCGATGCCCGCGCCGATCCCTCGTCCCGCCCCCGTTACCAGTGCGATGCGTGCCATCGTGTGTCCCTTCGTCCGCGTGGTCACCTCCCGGTCTATGTGACCCCGGACACACGCGGCAAAGGTTGCGCGGGGTTGCGGCCTTGCGGATTCAGCGGAGCGTGTCGACCACGACGGCGTCGGCGAAGCGGTAGGGCTGCGCGGCGATGAGCCCGGAGAGCACCCGGCGCAGCCGCGAGATCTCGGCGCGCACGGTGACCACGCGGGCGGGGTCGCCGAACAGCGACTGCGCGACCTGCGCGGCGGTGTGCCCGCGACCGTCGGCGAACAACTCGAGGATCTGGGCGTGCCGGGGCGTGAGCTGGTGCCGCCACTCGCCGGTGGCGCCGGCGACCGTGACCGACGGCGTCCGCCCGACCCGCAGGTCGAGGGTCACCCGGGTGGCGCCGTCACGCGGCTCGTCGGCGACGGGCCGCAGCAGCCACCCGCCCGGCAGCGGTTCGACGGTGCACTGCCCGAGCTCCGGGAGCCACAGGTGCGCCGAGTCGACGACGCTCGGGAGGGTGACCCGGGTGCACGGCGCGAGCTGGCCGACCGCGGCGACCCAGCCGTGGGAGTCGACGACGAGGCCGGGGCCCGAGAGGCCGGCGAGCAACGGGGCGGCGACGGTCCGCAGCTGATCGAGACCGGCGAGGTGGGCCTCACGCAACGTCGCCTCGGCAAGACTCGCGACGGCGGCGACGAGCGCGAGTGTCGTGGGGTGCACCGTCGACGCGGGACCACTCACGTCGACGACGCCGAGCAACCGCCCCGTGCGACGGTCGCGGATCGGCGCGGCCGAGCAGGTCCACGGGTGCTGATTGCGGGCGAAGTGCTCGGCGGAGAAGGTCTGCACCGGGGCGCGCGAGGCCAGCGCAGTACCGATCGCGTTCGTGCCGACGTCGTTCTCGGACCATGCGGCGCCCTCGACGAAGCCCAGCCGGTCGGCCTCGCGGAGGACCCGCGTCGAACCGCTGCGCCACAGGAGGCGCCCCTCGGCGTCGGAGACGACGAGGATGCTCGATCCGGCGTCCGTGATCGGAGCGAGGCCGCCGGTGAAGTCGTCGATGAGCCCGACGAGGCCGGACTCGCGCCGCAACCGGGACAGATCGGCGGAGTGGATCGCCGGGGCGGCACCCGAATCGGGGCGCAGGCCTGCGGCGATGACGCGCTCCCAGGAATCGCCGATCACCTCGCGCGGCCGCGCTGGCGGCCGTTCCCCGGCCATCGTCGCGTCGTACACCTCGGCCAGCAGGCGCGCGTAGGTCCGGGGGTCCTCTCCGTGCGCCACCGCTGGCTCCACTGCGTGTGCCACTCCCCGATTCTGCATCGCCGCTCATCGAGACACGGGCGATCGCCCAGAACGGTGCAACGGGACGCAACCCTTGTAACCCCCATCACACCAGGCGTGTGATTCACACCACAGCACCACACGGAACATGAAGGAGTACGACATGACCGCGATCGCGGAATCGGCACCGGACGTCGCCACCGGCCCCCAGGAGCGGGTCGACGCCTGGCTCGCGAAGTTCGAGGCGGCGCTCGCCGCGCGCGACGTCGCCGCGGCGGCGGACCTGTTCGAGCCCGGCGGCTTCTGGCGTGACCTGGTCTCGTTCACCTGGAACCTGCACACCAGCGAGGGTCGCGACCAGATCGCGGCGATGCTCACCGAGCGTCTCGACGGCACGGCCCCGAGCGGCTTCGCGACCACCGACCCGGCGTCCGGCGACGACGTGGCGGAGGCGTTCATCGGCTTCGAGACCGGCGTCGGCCGCGGCAAGGGCCACGTCCGCATCCGGCAGGGCGACGACGGCGTCGACCGGGCGTGGACGCTCCTGACGACGCTCCGCGAGCTCAAGGGCCACGAGGAGTCCTTCGGCGCCCGCCGCCCCATGGGCGCGGTGCACGGCGCGCACAACGCCGCGCCGACCTGGGCCGAGCGCCGCGAGCAGGAGGAGGCGGAGCTCGGTCGCTCGATCCAGCCCGACACGCTCGTCATCGGCGGCGGCCAGGGCGGCATCGCGCTCGGCGCGCGCCTGCGGCAGCTCGGCGTGCCCGCACTGGTGGTCGACAAGTACGACCGCCCCGGCGACCAGTGGCGCGGCCGCTACAAGTCGCTGTGCCTGCACGACCCCGTCTGGTACGACCACCTGCCCTACCTGCCCTTCCCCGCCAACTGGCCCGTCTTCGCCCCCAAGGACAAGATCGGCGACTGGCTCGAGATGTACACGCGCGTCATGGAGGTGCCGTACTGGTCGCGCACCGAGGCGCTGTCCGCGTCCTACGACGAGGCGAAGGGCGAGTGGACCGTCGAGGTGAACAAGGACGGCGAGCGCCTGACCCTGCACCCCAAGCAGCTCGTGCTCGCGACGGGCATGTCGGGCAAGCCGAACATCCCGGCGTTCGAGGGGATGGACGTCTTCCAGGGCGAGCAGCACCACTCGTCGAAGCACCCCGGACCGGACGCGTACGCGGGCAAGAGGGTCGTCGTCATCGGCGCCAACAACTCGGCGCTCGACATCAGCAAGGCCCTCATCGAGGCCGGCGCCGAGGTGACCATGGTCCAGCGCAGCTCCACGCACATCATCAAGTCCGAGTCCCTCATGGAGCACGGCCTCGGCGACCTGTACAGCGAGCGCGCGGTGGCCAGCGGTGTGACCACCGACAAGGCCGACATGATCTTCGCCTCGCTGCCCTACCGGATCATGAACGAGTTCCAGAAGCCGATCTACGACAAGGTCCGCGAGATCGACGCCGACTTCTACGACGGCCTCGAGAAGGCCGGCTACGAGCTGGACTTCGGCGACGACGATTCGGGCCTGTTCATGAAGTACCTGCGCCGCGGCTCGGGCTACTACATCGACGTCGGCGCTGCGGGCCTCATCATCGACGGCTCGATCAAGCTGGCCAAGGGCGGCGTCGACCACCTGACCGAGGACGCCGTCGTGCTCGAGGACGGCACCGTCCTCCCCGCGGACCTGGTGGTCTACGCGACCGGCTACGGCTCGATGAACGGCTGGGCCGCCGACCTCATGGGCCAGGAGGCCGCGGACAGGCTGGGCAAGTGCTGGGGCCTCGGCTCCGACACGACCAAGGACCCCGGCCCCTGGGAGGGCGAGCAGCGCAACATGTGGAAGCCCACCCAGGTGCCCGGCCTGTGGATGATGGGCGGCAACCTGCACCAGTCGCGGCACTACTCCCTGTACCTGGCGCTGCAGCTCAAGGCCCGCTACGAGGGCATCGACACCCCCGTCTACAAGCTGGCCGACGTGCATCACACCAGCTAGGCGGCCCACCGACTCCGGCCCCGGCGGCAGCACTCAGTGCGCCGCCGGGGCCGGCTCCATGCCCGCCGCCCGCGCGCGGTCAACGACCGTAGGCGGCGAGGAAGACGTCGACGCCGGCGGCGACGATGCGTTCCTCCTCGGCGTGCGCGAGGGCACGTCCCGTGCCGCTCACGCCGCCGACCGAGCCGGCGGTGAGGTTGATCAGGTGCACAGCGGCGAGCTCGCCGTCCTCGATGCGGAGGCGGCCGGCACCGTCGAGCGCGACGAGCAGTTCCCCGATCGCCGCCCGAACCCGGTCCGGCCCCGCGGCGCGCCATCCGGCGAGGACGTCCGGGGCGATGTGCTCGACGTCGGCGTTGATCTGGGCGACCATCCGGAAGTGGTCCCGGCTCTCGGGATCGCGGACGGACCAGGCGCGACCGAAGGCGATGAGGTCGGCGCGCAGGTCCGCGACCCTCGCCAGGTACTTCTCGGCGACGGCGATCTGCCGCTCGGCGACGCGTGTGGCGCTGTCCAGGACGACCGCGCGGAACAGGTCCTCCTTGTTGCCGTACTGGTTGTAGATCGTCCGGGTGGAGACGCCCGCCTCGGCGGCCAGACTCTGGATGCTCGCGCGGCTGAATCCGTCGGCGGCGAAGACTCGCACCGCTCCGCGCAGCAGATCCTGTCGCTTGTCCTCACGCATGCCCTCACCCTTCCATAGGTACAACGACCATTGTATCTAGTGCAATGATCGTTGTACATTGGGATCATGGACACCGCACCGCACACCGAACTCCCCCGCATCGCCGTCATCACCGGGTCCACCCGCCCCGGCCGCCGGACCGACCAGGTGGCCGCATGGGTGCACCGCCGTGCGTCCGACCACCTGCACGGCCGCGCCGAGGTCGTCACCGTCGACCTGGCCGACCAGGACCTGCCCCTCCTCGATGAGCCGTTGCCCGCCGCCTTCGGCGAGTACCGGCACCCGCACACCCGCCGGTGGGCGGAGCTCGTCGGCGCCTTCGACGGCTTCGTCTTCGTCGTCCCCGAGTACAACCACTCGATGCCCGCGGCCGTGAAGAACGCGATCGACTACCTCTACGCCGAGTGGAACGACAAGGCGGCCGGTTTCGTGAGCTTCGGGATCCACGGCGGAGTCCGGGCCGCCGAGCATCTCCGCCTCGTGCTCGCGGAGACGAAGACCGCCTGTGTCCGGACCACGGTGGCGCTGAACCTGTTCGCCGATTTCGACGTGCCCGACATTCGGCAGCGGGGCACGTTCGCCCCGGCGGAGCACCACGAGCCCGCGCTGCTCCGGATGCTCGACGAGGTCGTCGAGTGGTCCACGGCGCTGCGCACGATCCGCGCGGGGCGAGCGTCATGACCGCGACCGCGGCGCGGTCCGGCGACCGGATCGACGGCCGGACCTGGCGCCTGTGCAGCGTGATCGCCGCGGGCGCATTCGCCAGCGGCCTCGACGCCACCATCGTCAACGTGGGCCTCGCCGCCATCGGCGACGCGCTCGGCGCGCCGCTCTCGCTCACCCAGTGGGTGGCGAGCGCGTACCTGCTCGCCCTCGCCGTCTCGCTCCCACTGGCCGGCCGCCTCGGCACGCGGTGGGGTGTGCGGCGGCTCTGGCTCACCGCGCTCGGGGGATTCACCGCCGCGTCGGTCCTCTGCGCCGCGGCGCCGACCGTCGAGACGCTCATCGCCGCACGCGTCGTCCAGGGCCTCGCGGGCGGGCTCCTCATCCCGACGGGCCAGACGATCCTCGGCCTGGCGGTGGGTCCGGAACGGCTGGGCCGGGTGATGGGAACCCTCGGCCTGGCCGTCGCCGCGGCACCCGCGGCCGGCGGGCTGATCGGCGGCCAAGTCCTCGCCGCCGCGCCGTGGCCGTGGCTCTTCCTCATCAACGTGCCGATCGGCGTGGCCGCCGGCGCCCTCGGGTTCCGGCTGATCCCACGCTTCCCCACGGCGCCGCCGGTTCCGCTGCACCGCACCGGCCTCGTACTGATCACGCTCGGGCTGCCGGCGCTCGTCTTCGCCGCGACACGCTGGGGCGAGGCCGGCCGCCTCACGGCCGACGTGCTGGTGATCGGCGCGGCCGCGATCGTCGCGCTCGGTTGGTTCGGCGCCGCCAGCCTGCGCACCGATCACCCGCTGCTCGACCTGCGCCTCTTCGCCGCCCCGGCCTTCCGGGCGAGCGCCGTCGGGGCCTTCTTCGCCGGCACCCTGATCTTCGGCAGCGGGATCCTGTTCGCGCTCTACTTCCAGCTGGGCCGGGGGCTTAGCCCGCTCGACGCCGGCACCAGCCTCCTCGGCCTGGCCGGGGCGACGTGCGTGATCTCGCCGTTCACCGGCCAGTGGGTCGACCGGTTCGGGCCGGCGCCGGTGGTCCTCGTGGGCTCGGTCCTCGCGACGGTCGCCGTCGCGCCGTTCGCAGTGCTGCCGGCGGACGCGCCGGTCTGGCTGGTCCAGGCCCTGCTCGTCGCGGTCGGCGCGTCGATCAGCCTGGTGGCGACGCCCGTCACCGTTGCCGCGTACCGCGCCGTCAGCGCCGGCCAGCTCCCGGGCGCCATCACGCAGGTGAACATCCTGCAGCGGATCGGCGGTTCGCTGGGTGGCGCCCTGTGCGCGGTGCTCGTCGCCTCCGCGGCGGCCGGTCCGGCGGCGGGCTTCCACCTGGCCGCGATCCCGCTGGTCGTCAGCGCGATCGGGTGCGGCGTCGCCGGCGCCCTCCTGTACCGGCGCCGCGGATCAGCGCAGGACGGCGCCGACGGTCGCTGACGCCTTCGCCACCGCGGCGTCGCGGGCCGCGGAAGCCTCGTCCTCGGTCAGCGTCCGATCGCCCGCGCGGAAGCGCAGCGAGAAGGCCATCGACTTGCGGCCCTCGCCCACCTGCGCGCCTGTGAAGACGTCGAACAGCGAGATCGCCTCCAGGAGTTCGCCGGCACCGTCGGCCAGCGCGGACCGGACGGACTCTGCGGGGACGGCGGCGTCGACGACGACCGCCACGTCCTGCAGCACCGCCGGGAACGGCGAGACGACGGGCGCGGGCAGGTTCTCCACGAGCGGGATCGCATCGAGGTCGAGCTCGACGGCGCAGGTGCGGGCCGGGAGCCCGGCACGCTCCAGCGCCGCGGGGTGCAGCTCGCCGGCGTGGCCGATCACCACGTCGCCCGCGAGGACCTCGGCGCACCGTCCGGGATGGAACGGCGCGTACTGCGCCGCCCGGAGCGTGAGCTCGATGTTGCTCGCGCGGCCGATCTCGCGCACGGCCTCGAAGGCGTCCGTCGCGTCGGCGGCGCGGCCCTCGCCCCACGGACCGGCGGGGGTGCGCCGGCCCGTGAAGACGACCGCGATGTGCTCGGGCTGGCTCGGTAGCGAGGCGTTGAGCTCGTCGATCTGCTCCGCGGTCGGGCGGCGGTCAACGGGGATCGGGTCGACGGCGACCGTCGTCTCCGACGGCAGCACGACCTGGGCGATCGTGTACAGCGCGAGGTCGCGCTGGCCGCGGGAGACGTTGCGCGCCAGGATCTCCAGCAGGCCGGGCAGGAGCGTGGTCGCGAGCGACGGCCGGTCCGACTCGAGCGGGTTGAGCACCGTCGTGGTGTTCCGGCGCGGGTCGTCGGCCTCCAGGCCCCAGGTGTCGAAGACGCCGGCGGGGAGGAACGGGCTGGTGAGCACCTCGACGTGGCCGGTGTGCGCGAGCGAGCGGCTCACGGTGCGGCGGCGTCGCTGCCGGGCGCTGAGGCCCCGGCCGCCGGGGGCGGCGGGCAGCACGGGCGGGATCTGCTCCAGCCCCTCGAGCCGCAGCACCTCCTCGACGAGGTCGGCGACCATGGTCAAGTCGGGCCGCCACGTCGGCGGGGTCACCGTCAGGCTGCTCTCCCCCTCCACGGCGCACCCGATCTGGGTGAGGCGGCGCACCGTCGTGCCCGGGGCGTAGGTGATGCCCGCGACGCGGTCCGGACGGTCCGCCGCGATGGTCACCTGCGGGCGCTCGGAGTAGCCGCCGAGGTCGGTGAGCTCGCCCACGACGGTGCCGCCGGCGATCTCGGTGAGCAGGCGGGCCGCCTCGCGGACCGTCCACACGGAGATCGCGGGGTCGACGGTGCGCTCGTACCGCTTGGCGGCGTCCGAGCTCAGCTTGTGCCGCTTGCCGGTGCGGAAGACCTTGACCGGGTTCCAGACGGCGCCCTCGAGGATCACGTTGACGGTGTCGTCGCCCACCTCGGTGGTCGCGCCGCCCATGACGCCCGCGAGCGAGACGGGCCCGGAATCGTCGACGATGACCGCGTCCTCGGGGTCGAGCGTGCGCTCGACGTGGTCGAGGGTCTCCAGGGTCTCGCCGGGGCGCGACGCGCGCACGACGAGGCCGCCGCGCACCTTGTCGGCGTCGAAGGCGTGCAGCGGCTGGCCGCTGAGCAGCATGAGGTAGTTGGTCACGTCGACCGCGGCGCTGATCGGGCGCACGCCGGAGGTGAGGAGGCGGCGCTGCAGCCACCACGGGCTCACGGCCTTCGGGTCGATGCCCTCGACGCGCAGCGCGGTGAAGCGCGTGCAGCCGGACTCGGGCTCGACGGTGACGTCCACACCACCGTCGCCCGCACCCTGCTCGGGCGACGGGGTGGTGATGTCGGTGAAGGGCAGGTCGTAGCTGCAGGCGAGCTCGCGGGCGAGGCCGCGCACCGAGAAGGCGTAGCCGCGGTCGGGCGTCACGTTGAGCTCGATGACGGTGTCGTCCATGCCGAGGACGGGCTTGGCGTCGTCGCCGGGCTCCGCGGTGCCCGCCGGCAGCACGAGGATGCCGGAGTGGTCGGTGCCGAGGCCGAGTTCGGAGACCGAGCAGATCATGCCGTCAGAGACGTGGTCGTAGGTCTTACGGGTGGCGATCTCGAAGCCGCCGGGCAGCACCGCGCCCGGCAGGGCGGCCACGATGAGGTCGCCCTCGGCGAAGTTCCGCGCGCCGCAGACGATGCCACGGGGCTCGGCCTCGCCGACGTCCACCTGGCAGAACCGGATGGGCTTGCGGAAGTTCGTCAGCTCCTCGATGTGCGCCACGCGGCCGATCTTCAGCGGGCCGGTCACGGTGTCGAGCGAGTCGACCTCCTCGACCTCGAAGCCGACGCGCACGAACCCGGCGTCCAGCTCGTCGGCCGTGACGCCCCAGTCGGGGGTGTCGCGGCGGAGGATCTCGGTGAGCCATGACTGTGCAACGCGCACGGTGGAAGTCCTTCTCCTGGGTGAAATTCTGCGGTGCTGGGGTGCGCCGGCGCTAGCCGCGGACGCCGAAGGGCAGGGTGAAGCGGACGTCGCCCTCGACGATGTCGCG contains:
- a CDS encoding enoyl-CoA hydratase/isomerase family protein; the encoded protein is MTEQHTGIRVTVDGAVATLTLDRPEIRNAQDPVMWAAMADAIRSFDDTVRVVVVRGAGGTFSAGLNLRLLDPARTGEPGNLVDVVALSDEGARHAIGVFQEPFALLADGPFLTVAVVEGHAIGAGFQLALACDLRLAADSARFCMKEPALGLVPDLAGTKPLVDAVGYARALEICATARTVEADEALRLGLVQQCVPAAEVDDALAALVGALTAHDAVAVRETRELLRAAPGRTAREQRLAERTAQVPLLRRAVQRLG
- a CDS encoding acetoin reductase translates to MARIALVTGAGRGIGAGIARRLAADGLDLALVDLTADGVEAVAEEIRATGRRAVALTADVSDRDAVFGVVAAAVDALGGLDVMVNNAGVALVGPVADVSPEDLRRLFSVNVDGVLWGIQAAAASFIERGVRGKIVNAASIAGHEGFAMLGAYSATKFAVRGFTQAAAKEYATHGITVNAYCPGVVGTDMWVEIDRRFAELTGAEVGATYDQFVGGIALGRAQTPEDVAAFVSHLASPDSGYMTGQSVLIDGGLVYR
- a CDS encoding flavin-containing monooxygenase, coding for MTAIAESAPDVATGPQERVDAWLAKFEAALAARDVAAAADLFEPGGFWRDLVSFTWNLHTSEGRDQIAAMLTERLDGTAPSGFATTDPASGDDVAEAFIGFETGVGRGKGHVRIRQGDDGVDRAWTLLTTLRELKGHEESFGARRPMGAVHGAHNAAPTWAERREQEEAELGRSIQPDTLVIGGGQGGIALGARLRQLGVPALVVDKYDRPGDQWRGRYKSLCLHDPVWYDHLPYLPFPANWPVFAPKDKIGDWLEMYTRVMEVPYWSRTEALSASYDEAKGEWTVEVNKDGERLTLHPKQLVLATGMSGKPNIPAFEGMDVFQGEQHHSSKHPGPDAYAGKRVVVIGANNSALDISKALIEAGAEVTMVQRSSTHIIKSESLMEHGLGDLYSERAVASGVTTDKADMIFASLPYRIMNEFQKPIYDKVREIDADFYDGLEKAGYELDFGDDDSGLFMKYLRRGSGYYIDVGAAGLIIDGSIKLAKGGVDHLTEDAVVLEDGTVLPADLVVYATGYGSMNGWAADLMGQEAADRLGKCWGLGSDTTKDPGPWEGEQRNMWKPTQVPGLWMMGGNLHQSRHYSLYLALQLKARYEGIDTPVYKLADVHHTS
- a CDS encoding PIG-L deacetylase family protein; this encodes MSEPQIFPEDWTTALVLVAHPDDPEYGMAAAVARWTSQGKTVAYGLATSGEAGIEGMTPGTAGPVREEEQRRSAAVVGVDEVRFWGYPDSQVTNTPELRESIRKSIARYEPDIVLTLWGGPEWAPGAPNQSDHMEFTRAVAEAAAAAGVTAYQTAPEPAYIVDVTGFTERAVESLAEHRQYLSVLDPGTPVIEQARAQIASACLPRGVHRHTVGFRDLA
- a CDS encoding DHA2 family efflux MFS transporter permease subunit; protein product: MTATAARSGDRIDGRTWRLCSVIAAGAFASGLDATIVNVGLAAIGDALGAPLSLTQWVASAYLLALAVSLPLAGRLGTRWGVRRLWLTALGGFTAASVLCAAAPTVETLIAARVVQGLAGGLLIPTGQTILGLAVGPERLGRVMGTLGLAVAAAPAAGGLIGGQVLAAAPWPWLFLINVPIGVAAGALGFRLIPRFPTAPPVPLHRTGLVLITLGLPALVFAATRWGEAGRLTADVLVIGAAAIVALGWFGAASLRTDHPLLDLRLFAAPAFRASAVGAFFAGTLIFGSGILFALYFQLGRGLSPLDAGTSLLGLAGATCVISPFTGQWVDRFGPAPVVLVGSVLATVAVAPFAVLPADAPVWLVQALLVAVGASISLVATPVTVAAYRAVSAGQLPGAITQVNILQRIGGSLGGALCAVLVASAAAGPAAGFHLAAIPLVVSAIGCGVAGALLYRRRGSAQDGADGR
- a CDS encoding GAF domain-containing protein, translating into MTEPAMSAGEDPRRYARLLSEVYDATMSGSRPPARPRGVIGDSWDRVRAAGLAPDTDPGPALGWMDVELGRQESGLGLVLDELTAGLAPLTADGDNILVVADRFGRVLWRSGSTRVLAHADRLGFVEGAGWAEDQVGTNAIGTAIASRTPVQIFSAEHFARSHHAWTCAGAPIRDVHTGHILGVVDVSGPAATVHPTTLALVSTVAKLAESRLREAHLAGLERLRSVAAPMLAGLGRPGLAVDVNGWVAAVGDLPPRSRVALPVDLAGPSVRLPELGLCTVDPLPGGWLLQPDPGDGPDTITRVTLDLRPGRAPEVAVAGGGGAWRYQPSPRHAQILELLADGAGRTAAQLAEALFGDPGRVVTVRAEISRLRRVLSGVIAAQPYRFADGVSVELLR
- a CDS encoding TetR/AcrR family transcriptional regulator — its product is MREDKRQDLLRGAVRVFAADGFSRASIQSLAAEAGVSTRTIYNQYGNKEDLFRAVVLDSATRVAERQIAVAEKYLARVADLRADLIAFGRAWSVRDPESRDHFRMVAQINADVEHIAPDVLAGWRAAGPDRVRAAIGELLVALDGAGRLRIEDGELAAVHLINLTAGSVGGVSGTGRALAHAEEERIVAAGVDVFLAAYGR
- a CDS encoding NADPH-dependent FMN reductase, with the translated sequence MDTAPHTELPRIAVITGSTRPGRRTDQVAAWVHRRASDHLHGRAEVVTVDLADQDLPLLDEPLPAAFGEYRHPHTRRWAELVGAFDGFVFVVPEYNHSMPAAVKNAIDYLYAEWNDKAAGFVSFGIHGGVRAAEHLRLVLAETKTACVRTTVALNLFADFDVPDIRQRGTFAPAEHHEPALLRMLDEVVEWSTALRTIRAGRAS
- a CDS encoding helix-turn-helix domain-containing protein, with amino-acid sequence MAHAVEPAVAHGEDPRTYARLLAEVYDATMAGERPPARPREVIGDSWERVIAAGLRPDSGAAPAIHSADLSRLRRESGLVGLIDDFTGGLAPITDAGSSILVVSDAEGRLLWRSGSTRVLREADRLGFVEGAAWSENDVGTNAIGTALASRAPVQTFSAEHFARNQHPWTCSAAPIRDRRTGRLLGVVDVSGPASTVHPTTLALVAAVASLAEATLREAHLAGLDQLRTVAAPLLAGLSGPGLVVDSHGWVAAVGQLAPCTRVTLPSVVDSAHLWLPELGQCTVEPLPGGWLLRPVADEPRDGATRVTLDLRVGRTPSVTVAGATGEWRHQLTPRHAQILELFADGRGHTAAQVAQSLFGDPARVVTVRAEISRLRRVLSGLIAAQPYRFADAVVVDTLR